A DNA window from Niabella yanshanensis contains the following coding sequences:
- the carB gene encoding carbamoyl-phosphate synthase large subunit, with translation MPKDTSIKSVLIIGSGPIIIGQACEFDYSGTQAARSLREEGIKVILINSNPATIMTDPMMADKVYLLPLTVESIEQILQENDIDAVLPTMGGQTALNLAKEAEELGIWQQYNVRLIGVDIKAIDKAEDREKFRQWMIQLGVPVATAKTANSFLEGKEFAQEIGFPLVIRPSFTLGGTGGGFVHDKDELDEALNRGLQASPIHEVLVEQAVLGWKEFELELLRDNADNVCIICTVENFDPMGVHTGDSITVAPAMTLSDTGMQLMRNTAIMMMRDLGNFAGGCNVQFSMSPTTEEIIAIEINPRVSRSSALASKATGYPIAKIAAKLAIGYNLDELENQITKTTSAYFEPALDYVIVKIPRWNFDKFKGANDTLGLQMKSVGEVMAIGRSFNEAVQKACQSLENNAIGLGYYGKSLMHGEELLEYIKTPKWDRIFRIKDALMAGVSVGTISKATNGIDRWFLSEIQKLCVIEKKLTELGLDDLNTDIIREAKVNGFSDAQIAALVGAEEDDVYAKRKTLGINRVYKMVDTCSAEFEAKTPYFYSTFDSPSISFGTDGLTHNESKLTDKKKVIVLGSGPNRIGQGIEFDYCCVHGLLAIKEAGYEAIMMNCNPETVSTDFDMADKLYFEPVYWEHVRELIEYEKPAGVIVQLGGQTALKLAEKIKEMGVEIIGTSFDNMDIAEDRGRFSDMLKELKIPYPDYGTAWTVDEAVEVANRVGYPVLVRPSYVLGGQRMRIVINDEEVEKAVISLLKHIPGNKILIDHFLDRCQEAEVDAIFDGENFHVMGVMEHIEPAGIHSGDSHAMLPAFNLSPMEVTTMEHYAEKIARALNIKGLINIQFAIKDGNVYVIEANPRASRTTPFIAKAYQIPYLNIATKVMLGANKLTDFKFEKKLNGFAIKEPVFSFNKFPGVNKELGPEMKSTGEAIRFIKDLKDPYFRQLYKDRSMFLSK, from the coding sequence ATGCCCAAGGATACATCCATAAAATCAGTTTTGATTATCGGCTCCGGCCCCATTATTATCGGACAAGCTTGTGAATTTGACTACTCTGGTACACAAGCCGCCCGCAGTTTACGCGAAGAAGGTATTAAAGTAATACTGATCAACAGTAACCCCGCCACCATCATGACAGACCCTATGATGGCGGATAAAGTATACCTGTTACCGCTTACCGTTGAAAGCATTGAGCAGATACTTCAGGAAAATGACATCGACGCCGTATTGCCGACCATGGGCGGGCAAACAGCGTTAAACCTGGCTAAAGAAGCCGAGGAGCTGGGCATCTGGCAGCAATACAATGTACGCCTGATTGGTGTGGATATTAAAGCTATTGATAAAGCAGAAGATCGCGAAAAGTTCCGCCAGTGGATGATTCAATTAGGAGTGCCGGTAGCAACTGCCAAAACGGCCAACTCTTTCCTGGAAGGAAAAGAATTTGCGCAGGAAATAGGGTTCCCGCTGGTCATTCGTCCTTCATTTACCCTGGGTGGTACCGGTGGTGGATTTGTACACGACAAAGACGAGCTGGACGAAGCCCTCAACCGGGGTTTACAGGCATCACCCATCCACGAAGTATTAGTGGAGCAGGCAGTATTAGGATGGAAAGAATTTGAATTAGAGCTATTACGTGATAATGCGGATAATGTATGTATTATATGTACGGTAGAGAACTTTGACCCGATGGGTGTTCATACAGGGGACTCCATCACGGTAGCGCCGGCCATGACCTTAAGTGATACCGGTATGCAGCTGATGCGTAATACTGCCATCATGATGATGCGCGACCTGGGTAACTTTGCGGGTGGTTGTAACGTACAGTTCTCCATGAGCCCGACTACTGAGGAAATCATTGCGATTGAGATTAACCCTCGCGTAAGCCGTTCGTCGGCTCTGGCATCTAAAGCTACCGGTTATCCCATTGCAAAAATTGCTGCAAAACTAGCTATTGGTTATAACCTGGATGAGCTGGAAAACCAGATCACCAAAACCACTTCGGCTTATTTTGAACCCGCACTCGACTATGTAATTGTAAAGATTCCCCGCTGGAACTTTGATAAGTTTAAAGGCGCTAATGATACTTTAGGCCTTCAAATGAAAAGTGTGGGTGAGGTGATGGCTATCGGCCGCAGCTTTAATGAAGCCGTACAGAAAGCCTGCCAGAGCCTGGAGAATAACGCGATTGGCTTAGGCTATTATGGTAAAAGTCTCATGCATGGCGAGGAGTTACTGGAATATATCAAGACTCCGAAATGGGACCGGATCTTCCGGATCAAAGACGCCCTGATGGCGGGTGTATCTGTAGGTACTATTTCTAAAGCTACCAATGGTATTGATCGCTGGTTCTTGTCTGAAATACAGAAATTGTGCGTAATTGAGAAAAAACTAACTGAATTAGGGTTAGACGATCTGAATACCGATATCATCCGCGAAGCGAAAGTAAATGGCTTTAGTGATGCGCAAATTGCGGCTTTAGTAGGTGCTGAAGAGGACGACGTATATGCAAAACGCAAAACCCTAGGTATCAATCGTGTATATAAAATGGTGGACACCTGTAGCGCCGAGTTTGAGGCAAAGACACCTTATTTCTACAGTACTTTTGACAGTCCCAGCATATCTTTTGGCACCGATGGATTAACACATAACGAATCAAAACTTACTGATAAGAAAAAGGTCATTGTATTGGGTAGCGGTCCCAACCGCATCGGGCAGGGTATTGAATTTGACTACTGCTGTGTACACGGTTTGCTGGCAATTAAAGAAGCCGGATACGAAGCGATCATGATGAACTGTAACCCTGAAACAGTAAGTACAGACTTCGATATGGCCGATAAACTATACTTCGAGCCGGTATACTGGGAGCATGTCCGAGAACTGATCGAATATGAAAAACCAGCTGGTGTTATTGTTCAGCTGGGTGGACAAACCGCCCTGAAGCTGGCTGAAAAGATCAAAGAAATGGGCGTGGAGATCATCGGTACTTCTTTTGATAACATGGATATTGCTGAAGATCGTGGCCGTTTTAGCGATATGCTGAAAGAGCTTAAAATACCTTACCCGGATTATGGAACTGCATGGACCGTAGATGAAGCAGTGGAAGTAGCCAACCGTGTGGGCTACCCTGTATTGGTCCGCCCTTCGTACGTACTGGGTGGTCAGCGCATGCGGATCGTAATTAATGATGAAGAAGTTGAGAAAGCAGTAATCAGCCTGCTGAAACATATTCCGGGCAATAAGATCCTGATCGACCATTTCCTGGATCGTTGCCAGGAGGCAGAAGTAGATGCCATTTTCGATGGTGAAAACTTCCACGTAATGGGCGTAATGGAGCATATTGAGCCCGCAGGTATCCATAGTGGCGACAGCCACGCCATGTTACCGGCCTTCAACCTTTCCCCGATGGAAGTAACCACCATGGAGCACTACGCGGAAAAGATTGCAAGGGCCTTGAACATTAAAGGTCTGATCAATATACAGTTTGCAATTAAAGATGGTAATGTTTACGTGATCGAGGCGAATCCACGTGCTTCACGTACCACACCATTTATTGCCAAAGCCTACCAGATTCCTTATTTGAACATTGCCACTAAAGTAATGCTGGGCGCCAATAAACTGACCGACTTCAAATTTGAAAAGAAATTGAACGGGTTTGCGATCAAAGAACCTGTATTCAGCTTTAACAAATTCCCCGGCGTGAATAAAGAGTTAGGCCCTGAAATGAAAAGTACGGGTGAAGCCATCCGCTTTATTAAAGATCTGAAAGATCCTTATTTCAGACAGCTTTATAAAGACAGGAGCATGTTCCTGAGTAAATAA
- a CDS encoding S8 family serine peptidase, producing the protein MRCFVLGLLVLCALGVNGQSVKPVTPDWHYLDYKTDGYLGISLQQAYDLLKNKKSTPVIVAVIDSGIDTLQPDLKPVLWTNPKEIPNNKSDDDGNGLVDDYYGWNFLGAPDGENLAMSISDEYRTFYRFKAVFENKTQKQIPDSLSWQYQQWISAKARLEEGFNDAQKVIGAVRKNFSLISDANTAMQQVTGKEVFFIKDLDSLESNPSVKDLVSLWRNLLSEQPSGNNQALMKDFGNYKQSLEDDLIKLTTPPDEARNNLLKDNGYDINAIHYGNHNLTTHSGYHGTSVSSIIGAVRNNKEGIDGIADNVKIMMIRGILGKDEFDKDVALSIRYAVDHGAKVINMSFGKYISPDKRWVDEAIAYALSKDVVLVHGSGNDASDNDVTANYPSSYTIGGKLLPNVIQVGASGDESLGRLVASFSNYGKKTVDVFAPGVQIRCAIAGKGTEISSGTSLSSPIVAGIAALLRSYFPHLTATEVVNIIKESGTIPSEKVLMPGDDKKLVALSELCSTGKIVNAANAVKLAIEN; encoded by the coding sequence ATGCGTTGTTTCGTTCTCGGCCTGTTGGTGTTATGTGCTTTGGGGGTTAATGGCCAATCGGTCAAACCGGTAACACCAGACTGGCATTACCTGGATTATAAAACCGACGGGTACCTGGGCATTAGCCTGCAACAAGCTTATGATTTACTCAAAAACAAAAAAAGCACACCCGTAATTGTTGCCGTTATAGATAGCGGCATAGATACTTTACAACCCGACCTAAAACCTGTCCTCTGGACCAACCCGAAAGAAATTCCTAATAATAAATCAGATGATGACGGCAATGGCCTGGTAGATGATTATTATGGCTGGAATTTTTTAGGCGCACCGGATGGTGAAAACCTGGCCATGAGTATTAGTGATGAATACCGCACTTTTTACCGGTTTAAGGCTGTATTTGAAAACAAAACGCAAAAACAGATCCCCGATTCGCTAAGCTGGCAATACCAACAATGGATAAGCGCCAAAGCGAGGCTGGAGGAGGGTTTTAATGATGCTCAAAAGGTAATTGGCGCCGTCCGCAAGAATTTCAGCCTGATATCCGATGCCAATACCGCCATGCAGCAGGTTACCGGAAAAGAAGTTTTTTTTATAAAAGACCTGGATAGCCTGGAATCCAATCCTTCAGTCAAAGATCTTGTCAGCTTGTGGCGGAATCTTTTGAGCGAGCAACCATCTGGCAATAACCAGGCGCTAATGAAGGATTTTGGTAATTATAAACAGAGTTTGGAAGACGATTTGATCAAATTGACCACACCACCGGACGAAGCCCGAAATAATTTATTAAAAGACAACGGCTATGATATCAACGCTATTCATTATGGCAATCATAATTTAACTACCCATAGCGGTTATCATGGTACCAGCGTTAGCAGCATTATTGGCGCGGTACGTAATAATAAGGAAGGCATAGACGGCATTGCCGATAACGTAAAAATTATGATGATACGGGGAATCCTTGGTAAAGACGAATTTGATAAGGATGTAGCTTTGTCAATTAGATATGCAGTTGACCATGGCGCTAAGGTGATTAATATGAGTTTCGGAAAATACATTTCCCCGGACAAGCGCTGGGTAGACGAGGCCATTGCATATGCATTATCAAAGGATGTGGTGTTAGTACACGGGTCGGGGAACGATGCATCGGATAACGATGTAACTGCTAACTATCCCAGTTCGTATACTATTGGAGGCAAACTGCTGCCCAATGTAATACAGGTAGGCGCCAGCGGCGACGAAAGCCTGGGCCGGCTTGTAGCTTCATTTAGTAATTATGGTAAAAAAACGGTAGATGTATTTGCACCCGGTGTGCAAATTCGCTGTGCTATTGCAGGCAAGGGCACCGAAATTTCGAGCGGTACCAGCTTATCAAGTCCCATTGTAGCGGGAATAGCGGCTTTACTGCGATCCTATTTCCCCCATTTAACCGCCACAGAGGTGGTAAATATTATAAAAGAGTCGGGAACCATTCCCTCTGAAAAAGTATTGATGCCGGGCGATGATAAGAAGCTGGTCGCACTTAGCGAGCTCTGCTCAACCGGAAAAATTGTGAATGCGGCGAATGCGGTAAAGCTGGCAATAGAGAATTAA
- a CDS encoding peptidoglycan DD-metalloendopeptidase family protein translates to MSKKNFMLLGILLTGFASFGQLYKKPVYPQGYFRWVTNLKPDIVANMGELRSNHWHMGLDVRTNQVVNQNVYAAADGYISFVGIEPLSWGRWIIITHPNGTSTLYGHLNDFRDDLERYVTEHQYKTESWPTALTIPPGQFPVKKGDFISFSGTTGGSGGPHVHWEVIDTRSARRLNPTLFGTPIVDNIAPTVIKLAMYDRNNSVYDQTPSQYKLTKTGGAYSVAGGVINTSLNKLSFSIQAYDTRNGTGNQDGIYSARLFVDGVEKSSFYIDSIDYPDSRYMNCQVDYKMVSTGGSWMQHTSKLPGDLSGVYYDLGPNNLVSLNDTLTHTVQIDVADANGNQSTIHFNIRNNGAAAPPVKPYEWQAGRPNRLSRASFEANMPLNAIYDKMNTGYSSAPSAALNSVSARHKLGETYIPVHSNYEVRIKPDKYISPENRNKIVIKRVGKNTTVRKAVWNGEWLTAQFRDFGTFEAFIDNAPPSVNALGSGEVVNLNKATRITFTPTDNYGIADFRAEVDGKWLRFTNDKGRTWIYHFSDGRITAGQHELTVIVTDVAGNVTRRSWQFVRGINPPAATKASNSNLLEEKPEPVVNRTAVTAKKTSAKTTAAKKTDSKKLATSAYKTSKTTAKTSGKSSAKKTSTATKSSSAKKESTTKQVTTKKTATASKTTVRKAATKSSASKTSSTTKKK, encoded by the coding sequence ATGTCGAAGAAAAATTTCATGCTGTTAGGGATTTTATTGACCGGATTTGCATCTTTTGGCCAATTATACAAGAAGCCTGTGTACCCACAGGGATACTTCAGGTGGGTAACCAATTTGAAGCCTGATATCGTAGCTAATATGGGTGAACTAAGATCCAATCACTGGCATATGGGGCTGGATGTGCGTACCAACCAGGTGGTGAATCAGAATGTTTATGCAGCGGCAGATGGTTATATCTCCTTTGTTGGAATTGAGCCGCTGAGCTGGGGCCGGTGGATTATCATCACACATCCCAACGGTACTTCAACTTTGTATGGCCATCTCAATGATTTCAGAGACGATCTTGAAAGATATGTTACGGAGCATCAATATAAAACCGAGTCCTGGCCAACGGCTTTGACGATTCCGCCGGGCCAATTCCCGGTAAAGAAGGGTGATTTTATTTCTTTCAGCGGTACAACCGGAGGCTCTGGCGGGCCGCATGTGCACTGGGAAGTAATAGATACCCGCTCGGCACGGAGGTTGAATCCCACTTTATTCGGCACTCCTATTGTTGATAATATTGCACCAACTGTTATTAAGCTGGCCATGTACGACCGCAATAATTCAGTATATGATCAAACGCCGTCCCAGTATAAATTAACAAAAACAGGCGGCGCATATTCAGTAGCCGGAGGCGTCATCAACACCAGTTTAAATAAATTGAGCTTTTCCATACAGGCTTATGATACCCGTAATGGTACCGGCAACCAGGATGGCATTTACAGCGCGAGGCTTTTTGTAGATGGTGTAGAAAAAAGCAGTTTTTATATTGATAGCATCGATTATCCGGATAGCCGTTATATGAACTGCCAGGTAGATTATAAAATGGTGAGCACCGGCGGCAGCTGGATGCAGCATACCTCTAAATTACCGGGCGATTTAAGTGGCGTATATTATGACCTGGGGCCGAACAACCTGGTATCTCTCAATGATACCCTAACGCATACCGTACAAATAGATGTGGCCGACGCTAATGGCAATCAATCAACAATTCATTTCAACATCAGGAATAATGGTGCTGCTGCTCCGCCGGTAAAGCCGTACGAGTGGCAGGCCGGAAGACCTAATCGCTTGAGCCGGGCTTCATTTGAAGCCAATATGCCATTGAATGCTATTTACGATAAAATGAATACGGGGTATTCAAGCGCACCCTCTGCCGCCTTAAACAGCGTATCGGCGAGGCACAAATTAGGCGAGACCTATATTCCGGTTCATAGTAACTATGAAGTAAGAATAAAGCCAGATAAATACATTAGCCCCGAAAATAGAAACAAGATTGTTATTAAGCGGGTAGGTAAAAACACAACAGTGCGCAAAGCCGTATGGAATGGCGAGTGGCTGACAGCGCAATTCCGGGATTTCGGAACTTTTGAGGCTTTTATTGATAACGCACCCCCGTCTGTTAATGCATTAGGGAGCGGTGAGGTAGTCAATCTGAATAAGGCAACCAGAATTACTTTTACTCCAACCGATAATTATGGCATTGCAGATTTCAGGGCAGAAGTGGATGGCAAGTGGCTGCGATTCACCAACGATAAAGGCCGTACCTGGATCTATCATTTTTCTGATGGACGAATTACAGCAGGTCAGCATGAGTTGACGGTAATAGTAACCGATGTTGCCGGAAATGTAACACGCAGGAGTTGGCAGTTTGTGAGGGGCATCAATCCTCCGGCCGCAACAAAGGCTTCTAACTCTAATCTTTTAGAAGAAAAGCCTGAACCGGTTGTTAACAGAACGGCTGTAACCGCTAAAAAGACAAGTGCAAAAACTACAGCTGCAAAGAAAACAGATTCGAAAAAGCTTGCAACGTCGGCTTATAAAACATCGAAAACAACGGCCAAAACATCTGGAAAGTCTTCGGCCAAAAAAACATCAACAGCTACCAAAAGCAGTTCGGCAAAAAAAGAAAGCACGACTAAGCAGGTAACAACGAAAAAGACAGCTACTGCTTCTAAAACAACTGTCAGGAAGGCTGCAACAAAAAGCAGTGCCTCTAAAACCAGCAGCACAACGAAGAAGAAATAA
- the bcp gene encoding thioredoxin-dependent thiol peroxidase, whose translation MATHLKEGQKAPAFTGKDQDGNKISLSEYKGRKLALYFYPQDLTPTCTIQACNLRDNFALLRQHGIEIVGVSPDDAAKHKRFEQRNSLPFPLIADTGHKILEKYGVWGEKQMFGHKYMGVYRTTFLIDEKSVIKKIILKPKSKQHAEEIIAGFND comes from the coding sequence ATGGCTACACATTTAAAAGAAGGGCAGAAGGCACCGGCATTTACAGGCAAAGATCAGGATGGCAACAAAATATCTTTATCAGAATACAAAGGAAGAAAGCTTGCCTTATACTTTTACCCCCAGGATCTGACCCCAACCTGTACTATACAGGCCTGTAATCTTAGGGATAATTTTGCATTGCTCCGGCAACATGGTATTGAAATAGTTGGGGTTAGTCCTGACGATGCGGCCAAACACAAACGATTTGAACAACGTAATTCACTGCCATTTCCATTGATTGCGGATACTGGTCATAAAATATTAGAGAAATATGGTGTGTGGGGGGAGAAGCAAATGTTTGGTCATAAGTATATGGGTGTATATCGCACTACTTTTTTAATTGATGAAAAAAGTGTTATCAAAAAAATCATCCTGAAGCCTAAAAGCAAGCAGCACGCAGAAGAGATCATTGCTGGGTTCAATGATTGA
- a CDS encoding Uma2 family endonuclease, with product MDNILNEPAPAYQKAFYTMSEYLEMEKASDTKHEFFQGGVFALAGAGRRHNVISKNMSGELYTALKGKSCQPYGSDLRIHIPENTLFTYPDISVICGEITASKEDEDTAVLPTVLIEILSPSTKNYDRGGKFKLYRDIPTLKEYILIDSESINIECFRLNAGGHWELEEYKTPENTLTIESLNVSINIRDIYNGTQMPA from the coding sequence ATGGACAACATTTTAAATGAACCAGCGCCAGCCTATCAAAAAGCCTTTTATACAATGTCCGAATACCTGGAAATGGAAAAGGCTTCTGATACCAAGCATGAGTTTTTCCAGGGAGGAGTGTTTGCTTTGGCCGGAGCCGGAAGACGGCACAATGTGATTTCTAAGAATATGTCTGGCGAGTTATATACAGCGCTGAAAGGCAAGTCCTGCCAACCTTATGGCAGCGATCTGCGTATCCATATCCCGGAAAATACATTATTTACTTATCCCGATATCTCGGTTATCTGTGGAGAGATTACTGCTTCGAAAGAAGATGAAGACACCGCAGTGCTTCCTACAGTTCTTATTGAGATCCTGTCTCCATCCACAAAAAACTACGACCGCGGCGGAAAATTTAAATTATACAGGGATATTCCAACATTAAAAGAATATATACTTATAGATAGTGAATCAATAAATATAGAATGCTTCAGGTTGAATGCCGGCGGGCATTGGGAACTGGAAGAGTACAAAACACCTGAGAACACGTTAACGATTGAATCACTAAACGTGTCTATCAACATCAGGGATATTTATAACGGCACCCAGATGCCTGCTTAA
- a CDS encoding aspartate-semialdehyde dehydrogenase, producing MKVAVVGATGLVGTKMLQVLAERNFPVTELVPVASERSVGKEVEFKGKKYKIVSMADGIAAKPAVALFSAGGGTSTEWAPQFAAAGITVVDNSSAWRMDPSKPLIVPEINADILTTNDKIIANPNCSTIQMVVALQPLHKAYKIKRVVVSTYQSVTGTGVKAVDQLMGERNNASEYPMAYKYPIDLNVIPQIDVFTDNGYTKEEMKMVNETKKIMRDDNIKVTATTVRIPVMGGHSESVNVEFENEFELAEVRNLLESAPGVVVVDDLPNQQYPMPKDAHEKDEVFVGRIRRDETQPKTLNMWIVSDNLRKGAATNAVQVAEYLVANNLI from the coding sequence ATGAAAGTTGCAGTAGTGGGCGCCACCGGCCTTGTGGGCACCAAAATGTTGCAGGTATTGGCCGAAAGAAACTTTCCGGTTACGGAACTCGTTCCGGTAGCGTCTGAAAGAAGCGTAGGTAAAGAAGTAGAGTTTAAAGGAAAAAAATATAAAATAGTGAGCATGGCGGACGGTATCGCAGCAAAACCTGCTGTGGCATTATTTTCTGCCGGTGGAGGTACTTCTACAGAATGGGCGCCCCAATTTGCTGCTGCGGGTATTACCGTGGTTGATAACTCATCTGCCTGGAGAATGGATCCGTCTAAACCATTGATCGTACCTGAGATCAATGCAGATATCCTGACCACCAATGACAAAATTATCGCCAACCCCAACTGCTCTACGATCCAGATGGTCGTTGCACTGCAGCCTTTACACAAAGCGTACAAAATTAAACGCGTGGTAGTTTCCACCTACCAGAGCGTAACGGGTACCGGTGTTAAAGCGGTAGATCAACTGATGGGTGAAAGAAACAATGCCAGCGAATATCCGATGGCTTATAAATACCCTATCGATTTAAATGTTATTCCGCAAATTGATGTGTTCACCGACAATGGGTATACCAAAGAAGAAATGAAAATGGTGAATGAAACCAAAAAGATCATGCGCGACGATAATATTAAAGTGACAGCGACTACTGTTCGGATACCTGTAATGGGGGGTCATAGCGAAAGCGTGAATGTTGAATTTGAAAATGAATTTGAACTGGCAGAAGTAAGAAACCTGTTAGAATCAGCTCCTGGTGTAGTAGTAGTAGACGACCTGCCCAACCAGCAATACCCGATGCCAAAGGACGCACATGAAAAAGACGAGGTTTTTGTAGGCCGCATCCGCCGCGATGAAACACAGCCTAAAACATTAAATATGTGGATCGTGAGTGACAACCTGCGTAAGGGTGCGGCTACTAATGCCGTTCAGGTAGCTGAGTACCTGGTAGCTAACAACCTGATATAA
- a CDS encoding DUF6364 family protein: MKTRLNITIEEGILEEIKKYSNRNNISISELVEKYFKRIVDKPKKKSLLDKIKTLPEPSISLDIEYKKGYYEEKYK; the protein is encoded by the coding sequence GTGAAAACACGCTTAAACATCACGATTGAGGAAGGCATTCTGGAAGAAATAAAGAAGTATTCCAACCGGAACAATATTTCGATCTCTGAACTAGTAGAAAAATATTTTAAGAGAATTGTCGATAAGCCTAAAAAGAAAAGTCTTTTGGATAAAATCAAGACTTTACCAGAGCCTTCTATTTCACTTGATATCGAGTACAAAAAGGGATACTACGAAGAAAAATACAAGTAA
- a CDS encoding PfkB family carbohydrate kinase, whose product MSVIVVGSMAFDDIETPFGKSNKIIGGAGTYIAYAAANFVQPVQQVSVVGYDFPAEELEELRRRGVETEAVEIVPDRKSFFWAGKYHLDMNTRDTLVTELNVLGDFKPVIPESYQGADFLMLGNLAPSVQLSVINQLTKRPKLIVLDTMNFWMDIALPELEDVISKIDVLLVNDSEARQLTAEFSLVKAAKKILTMGPKYLIIKKGEHGALLFHENQVFVAPALPLEEVFDPTGAGDTFAGGFIGHLAKTGDISFESMKTAIIVGSALASFCVEKFGTTRLKEISKEDIHQRVQQFRELTNYQAELS is encoded by the coding sequence ATGTCTGTTATAGTAGTAGGCTCTATGGCCTTTGATGATATTGAAACGCCTTTTGGGAAATCAAATAAAATAATTGGTGGCGCCGGCACTTATATTGCTTATGCCGCCGCCAATTTCGTACAACCGGTACAGCAGGTTTCTGTAGTGGGTTACGATTTTCCTGCGGAAGAATTGGAAGAATTACGCCGCCGTGGGGTTGAAACAGAAGCAGTTGAAATAGTGCCGGATAGAAAATCTTTTTTTTGGGCGGGTAAATACCACCTGGATATGAATACCCGTGATACGCTGGTTACTGAACTGAATGTATTAGGCGATTTTAAACCCGTTATTCCTGAAAGTTACCAGGGTGCAGATTTTCTCATGCTGGGCAACCTGGCACCTTCCGTTCAATTGAGTGTTATTAATCAATTGACTAAAAGACCTAAGCTGATCGTACTGGACACTATGAACTTCTGGATGGATATAGCATTGCCGGAACTGGAAGATGTGATCAGCAAGATCGATGTTTTACTGGTAAATGACAGCGAAGCACGCCAGTTGACTGCAGAATTCTCGCTGGTAAAAGCGGCTAAAAAGATCCTTACCATGGGCCCTAAATACCTGATCATTAAAAAAGGAGAGCACGGCGCTTTATTGTTCCATGAAAACCAGGTATTTGTTGCACCGGCGCTTCCATTAGAAGAAGTATTTGACCCTACCGGCGCAGGAGATACTTTTGCCGGCGGGTTTATTGGTCACCTGGCCAAAACCGGTGATATTTCTTTTGAAAGCATGAAAACGGCAATTATTGTGGGAAGCGCTTTAGCCAGCTTCTGCGTGGAAAAATTCGGTACTACACGCCTCAAAGAGATTAGCAAAGAAGATATTCATCAAAGAGTTCAGCAATTCAGGGAGTTAACCAACTACCAGGCAGAATTATCCTGA